In Rattus norvegicus strain BN/NHsdMcwi chromosome 1, GRCr8, whole genome shotgun sequence, a genomic segment contains:
- the Ccnj gene encoding cyclin-J isoform X3 — protein MTNMNLVLTKQNLLHMELLLLETFQWNLCLPTAAHFIEYYLSEAVHETDLHDGWPMVCLEKTKLYMAKYADYFLEVSLQDYAFLNYAPSLVAAACVASSRIILRLSPTWPTRLHRLTAYSWDFLVQCIERLLLAHDNDVKEANKQRGQSAPQSAQLTVFQTAQPSRPVHFQQPQYLHQTSVQYRHPVSEQPSRQQIVSTTHTSSYTLQTCPAGFQTSVQGLGHMQTGVGMSLAIPVEVKPCLSVSYNRSYQINEHFPCITPCFER, from the exons atgactAATATGAACCTGGTGCTGACGAAGCAGAACTTGCTGCACATGGAGCTCCTGCTCCTAGAGACCTTTCAGTGGAACCTCTGCCTTCCCACGGCTGCCCATTTCATTGAGTATTACCTCTCTGAGGCAGTACACGAGACAGACCTTCATGACGGCTGGCCGATGGTTTGCCTGGAAAAGACTAAACTTTACATGGCCAAGTATGCGGACTACTTCCTGGAAGTGTCTCTGCAAG ATTATGCCTTTCTAAATTATGCACCTTCTTTAGTAGCTGCTGCATGTGTGGCTTCTTCGAGGATTATCCTTCGTCTGTCTCCAACATGGCCCACAAGACTGCACCGTCTCACTGCTTACTCCTGGGACTTCTTGGTGCAGTGCATTGAGCGGCTGCTGCT tgCTCACGACAATGACgtgaaagaagcaaacaaacagaggGGACAGTCGGCTCCTCAGTCAGCACAGCTGACTGTGTTCCAGACAGCGCAGCCCTCACGGCCAGTTCACTTCCAGCAGCCTCAGTATCTTCATCAGACCTCCGTGCAGTATCGACATCCTGTGTCAGAACAGCCAAGCCGTCAGCAGATTGTGTCTACCACACACACCTCGTCTTACACGCTGCAGACTTGTCCTGCCGGCTTTCAGACCAGTGTTCAGGGCCTTGGCCACATGCAGACTGGTGTTGGGATGTCCCTGGCAATACCAGTGGAAGTTAAACCCTGCCTCAGTGTTTCCTATAACCGGAGTTACCAGATAAACGAGCATTTCCCATGCATTACCCCATGCTTTGAGAGGTGA